Proteins encoded within one genomic window of uncultured Desulfobacter sp.:
- a CDS encoding efflux RND transporter periplasmic adaptor subunit, which translates to MKRFLLGFVTAVIIGGGYLFYSGQLSLPWAGAQKGQDPSQSEQANAQAAPARPPVEVAVYTVKPQEVVLTKDLAGRTSAFQVAEIRPQVTGIILKRMFTQGSIVKKGQQLYQIDPATYKAAYESASASLVRAQADVKAVEPKLARYSRLVKVGGVSRQVYDDTVAALAQAQADVAVAKANLVAAKINLDYTKVFSPISGRIGKSSVTEGALVTANQTTALAVVQNLEQIYVDVNQSSEELLALKKGLINPEKNSMVRLFIGKDGTPYNLEGKLLFSDATVDQSTGMVQLRVLFPNPENDLLPGLFVRARVEQSRKDQAILVPQQSVVRNADGSVSVWVVNKENIVNYQNITVLQAIKDQWVVSSGLAPGDRVVVEGLQKISNQAKVSTVEFNASANS; encoded by the coding sequence ATGAAGCGTTTTTTGCTTGGTTTTGTCACGGCCGTAATTATTGGCGGTGGATATTTGTTTTACTCAGGACAGCTTTCTCTGCCCTGGGCAGGGGCGCAAAAAGGCCAGGATCCCTCCCAGTCCGAGCAGGCGAACGCCCAGGCTGCCCCGGCCCGTCCGCCGGTTGAAGTGGCTGTTTATACGGTCAAGCCCCAAGAAGTGGTATTGACCAAAGATCTGGCCGGCAGAACATCTGCCTTTCAGGTGGCTGAAATTCGCCCCCAGGTCACAGGCATCATCTTGAAACGAATGTTTACCCAGGGCAGTATCGTTAAAAAAGGGCAGCAGCTTTATCAGATTGACCCTGCCACTTATAAAGCCGCATATGAATCAGCCTCCGCCAGTTTGGTGCGTGCCCAGGCCGACGTCAAGGCCGTTGAGCCCAAGCTTGCCCGGTACAGCCGTCTGGTGAAAGTGGGGGGTGTCAGCCGCCAGGTGTATGACGATACCGTGGCCGCCCTGGCCCAGGCCCAGGCCGATGTGGCGGTTGCCAAGGCAAATCTGGTCGCAGCGAAAATAAATCTGGACTATACCAAGGTGTTTTCACCCATTTCCGGGCGCATCGGCAAGTCTTCGGTGACCGAAGGCGCTCTGGTAACGGCCAATCAAACCACAGCCCTTGCCGTGGTCCAGAATCTGGAACAGATTTATGTGGATGTGAACCAGTCCAGTGAAGAGTTGTTGGCTTTGAAAAAAGGGCTGATAAACCCCGAAAAAAATTCCATGGTCCGACTGTTTATCGGTAAAGACGGCACGCCTTATAATCTTGAAGGCAAACTGTTGTTCTCCGATGCCACGGTGGACCAGAGCACCGGCATGGTACAGCTTCGGGTGCTGTTTCCCAATCCGGAAAACGACCTGCTGCCTGGTCTTTTTGTCCGGGCCCGGGTGGAACAGTCCCGAAAGGATCAGGCCATTTTGGTGCCCCAGCAGTCAGTGGTTCGTAACGCGGACGGATCCGTTTCCGTATGGGTTGTGAACAAGGAAAATATCGTAAATTATCAGAACATCACCGTCCTTCAGGCCATTAAAGATCAGTGGGTGGTCTCTTCCGGCCTTGCCCCCGGCGACCGGGTCGTTGTGGAGGGGCTGCAGAAAATAAGCAACCAGGCCAAAGTCTCGACCGTAGAATTCAACGCATCCGCCAACTCCTAA
- a CDS encoding CsgG/HfaB family protein, whose product MNRKNSLVFVVAVILLLMTAGCMSSMSSGDSGAKTTATGAAGGSNSQNANQGLERCTASLGTLAIYEDRDEPWYHYLTRDLRLPSTVPVLRLLAQQSNCFVVVERGKAMNQMMEERALMQSGEMRSGSNFGKGQMVAADYTMTPSITFSAQDTSGGGALVGALFGSVAGSVAGGFKTSDASTMLTLIENRSGVQLAAAEGSARNTDFSLMGGMFGSHAGGAAGAYGRTPEGKVIVAAFTDSMNNLIRAVKSYKAQSVSGGLGTGGNMAVQGGAAAMAASNVLQGVMTQRIYNAAAGVYDYVIITKDRSRTFTFSSDRKIPYKNDLVQFYAPGGQVDISSIKLLERRYMQKYWQ is encoded by the coding sequence ATGAACAGAAAAAATTCTTTAGTTTTCGTGGTTGCCGTCATTCTTCTGCTGATGACGGCTGGATGTATGTCTTCAATGTCCAGCGGTGACAGTGGCGCAAAGACAACCGCCACAGGCGCAGCCGGTGGGTCGAACAGCCAGAATGCAAACCAGGGGCTTGAGCGTTGTACGGCATCTTTAGGCACTTTGGCCATTTATGAAGATAGGGATGAGCCCTGGTATCACTATTTGACAAGGGATCTGCGTTTGCCCTCCACGGTACCTGTTCTTCGCCTTCTTGCCCAGCAGTCCAATTGCTTTGTGGTGGTTGAACGCGGCAAGGCCATGAACCAGATGATGGAAGAACGTGCATTGATGCAGTCCGGCGAAATGCGCAGCGGTTCAAATTTTGGCAAAGGACAGATGGTGGCCGCAGACTATACGATGACACCGAGCATTACCTTCAGCGCCCAGGACACCAGCGGCGGGGGTGCACTTGTGGGTGCGCTTTTCGGGTCTGTAGCCGGGTCCGTTGCCGGGGGATTCAAAACCAGCGATGCCAGTACCATGCTGACACTGATTGAAAATCGTTCAGGGGTTCAGTTGGCGGCTGCTGAAGGCAGTGCCAGGAATACGGATTTTTCGCTTATGGGCGGAATGTTTGGATCTCATGCCGGCGGTGCGGCAGGTGCCTACGGCAGAACCCCCGAGGGCAAGGTGATTGTCGCAGCATTCACCGACTCCATGAACAATCTGATCAGAGCCGTGAAATCGTATAAAGCCCAATCCGTGTCCGGGGGGCTTGGCACAGGCGGGAACATGGCGGTACAGGGCGGGGCTGCGGCAATGGCTGCATCCAACGTTCTGCAAGGCGTCATGACCCAACGAATTTACAATGCTGCCGCCGGGGTTTACGACTATGTAATCATCACCAAGGATCGTTCCCGGACATTTACATTCAGCAGCGATAGAAAAATCCCCTACAAAAATGATCTTGTTCAGTTTTATGCGCCGGGCGGCCAGGTTGATATAAGCTCAATCAAATTGCTTGAAAGAAGATACATGCAAAAGTATTGGCAATAA
- a CDS encoding efflux transporter outer membrane subunit — translation MAIRIITSAVAGLMLFTAGCSFIPEYSRPEMPVADAWPDKCLKTDAESGQAAADIVYQDYFTSKTLQQIIVMALENNRDLKVALLNIEQARAAYRIEKADELPVIAGSTGVSRQGIAEDNSSLGKAYTTDTTMTAGLGVTAYELDLFGRVRSMSQSALESYLATREAASSTRIALVAQTADAYVTLLVQRKLLQLAQETYNAQKATYDVIKTQYDAGSTDQLALAQAATSIQSAKASIYQYKRLAAQAENALVYLAGSGVYDLIKTTECIDDIGFLTQLPAGIPSRILLTRPDIQAAEHQLKAANADIGAARAAMYPTISLTGSLGFAAQGLSYLFDPSRSLSWAFSPNLSIPIFNREGLKASLEVANVSEKIAAAQYEGAIQTAFKEVTDQLVARKHYKGQLDAQNALVAATRKAYDLSKARYDNGVDDFLTVLDSQRSLFSAEQGAIVLKQSYLSNLINLYKVMGGGKMDMPSTN, via the coding sequence ATGGCAATTAGAATAATTACGTCAGCCGTTGCCGGTCTGATGCTTTTTACTGCCGGCTGTTCCTTTATTCCGGAATACAGCCGGCCGGAAATGCCGGTGGCCGACGCCTGGCCGGACAAGTGCCTAAAAACCGATGCCGAATCCGGTCAGGCTGCAGCCGATATCGTTTACCAGGATTACTTTACCTCCAAGACCTTGCAGCAGATCATTGTCATGGCCCTGGAAAATAACCGGGATTTAAAGGTAGCCTTGCTTAATATTGAGCAGGCAAGGGCTGCGTATCGTATTGAAAAAGCCGATGAACTGCCCGTTATTGCAGGTAGCACAGGCGTAAGCCGTCAGGGAATTGCCGAAGACAACAGTAGTTTGGGCAAAGCATATACCACAGATACAACCATGACTGCGGGACTGGGTGTTACGGCGTATGAACTTGATCTTTTCGGCCGGGTCCGAAGCATGAGCCAAAGTGCCCTTGAATCTTATCTTGCCACCCGGGAAGCGGCGTCAAGCACCCGCATTGCCCTGGTGGCTCAGACCGCAGATGCTTATGTTACCCTTTTGGTCCAAAGAAAACTGCTACAGCTTGCCCAGGAGACATACAACGCACAGAAAGCCACCTATGATGTAATCAAAACCCAGTATGATGCCGGTTCCACAGACCAGCTTGCCCTGGCTCAGGCGGCCACATCCATCCAGAGCGCCAAAGCCTCCATTTACCAATACAAACGACTGGCGGCCCAGGCGGAAAACGCCCTGGTCTACCTTGCAGGTTCCGGGGTATATGATCTTATCAAAACAACTGAATGCATCGATGACATCGGCTTTTTAACACAGCTGCCGGCGGGAATTCCTTCCCGGATTCTTTTGACCAGACCGGATATCCAGGCGGCTGAGCATCAGTTGAAAGCGGCCAATGCTGATATTGGCGCGGCCCGGGCTGCCATGTATCCCACCATCAGCCTGACTGGTTCTTTGGGATTTGCCGCCCAGGGGCTTTCATATCTGTTTGATCCGTCCAGAAGTCTCTCCTGGGCATTTTCTCCCAATTTGAGCATTCCCATTTTCAATCGAGAAGGCCTTAAGGCAAGCCTGGAGGTTGCGAATGTCAGCGAAAAAATTGCGGCAGCCCAGTATGAAGGGGCAATTCAAACCGCGTTCAAAGAAGTGACAGACCAGCTGGTGGCACGCAAACACTACAAAGGTCAGCTGGATGCCCAGAATGCACTGGTTGCCGCCACCCGGAAAGCTTATGATCTGTCCAAGGCCAGGTATGACAACGGTGTAGATGATTTTCTCACGGTTCTGGATTCCCAGCGGTCGCTGTTCAGTGCCGAGCAGGGTGCCATTGTCCTGAAACAGTCTTACTTGAGCAACCTGATTAACCTATACAAGGTTATGGGCGGCGGCAAAATGGATATGCCCAGCACTAATTAA
- a CDS encoding TetR/AcrR family transcriptional regulator translates to MNSPTKRKEMMNRLLKELVVKTVLAMIQEGTSITMDNVAARCGVSKGTLYNYFKNKKDLLNYIHETVIIPIKKGSNKIFEKNIPPMEKIYGFVGNVFNFQKEYPLYFKFIQSQRSAAEAVTERMDVIILPLVNVCREGMRLGQFVDVDPYVMAAMIFGTVVGPLESMTYRETELRDLEKLKQEIVRFLDKCILKEQERSL, encoded by the coding sequence GTGAATTCGCCCACCAAAAGAAAAGAGATGATGAACCGCCTGCTCAAGGAGCTGGTGGTCAAAACCGTGCTGGCAATGATCCAGGAAGGCACATCCATTACTATGGATAATGTGGCGGCCAGATGCGGTGTCTCTAAAGGAACTTTGTACAACTATTTTAAGAATAAAAAAGACCTGCTCAATTATATCCATGAGACTGTGATTATTCCCATTAAAAAGGGATCAAACAAAATATTTGAAAAAAATATTCCGCCCATGGAAAAAATATATGGATTTGTGGGTAATGTGTTTAATTTCCAGAAGGAATACCCACTCTATTTTAAATTTATCCAGAGTCAGCGTTCGGCCGCCGAGGCCGTCACGGAGCGTATGGACGTGATCATTCTCCCGCTGGTCAATGTCTGCCGGGAGGGCATGCGCCTGGGACAGTTTGTGGATGTCGATCCCTATGTCATGGCAGCCATGATTTTTGGTACGGTGGTCGGCCCTTTGGAGTCTATGACATATCGGGAGACTGAACTCCGGGATCTGGAAAAACTCAAACAGGAAATTGTCCGTTTTTTGGACAAATGTATACTTAAGGAACAGGAGAGATCGTTATGA
- a CDS encoding efflux RND transporter permease subunit has product MSRFFINRPIFAWVIAIVIMLAGVFAVITLPVEQYPRIAPPSISIETYYPGASAQVLEDSVTQVIEQSLTGIDYLRYFSSTSDSSGQLEIELTFEPEADPDIAQVQVQNKISKVESLLPEEVRQQGLTVQKASKSFLLLVGIYSEDGSMTDDDIADYLQSNMADPIARVQGVGDLIVFGAQHAMRIWLNPEKLNAFNLMPSDVTAAIQARNADVSSGQLGGAPAIEGQQLNAVVTAQSKLKTVDDFENILVKVNTDGAQIRVKDVARVELGSETYGFTTRYNGMPGCAMAITLATGANALDTAKRIKDKVKDLSVFMPEGLKIVYPYDTTPFVRLSIQEVVKTLIEAIILVFFVMYLFLQNFRATLIPTIAVPVVLLGTFGILSACGFSINTLSMFAMVLAIGLLVDDAIVVVENVERVMSETGLPPKEATRRSMDQITGALVGIAMVLSAVFIPMAFFSGSTGAIYRQFSLTLVSAMGLSVLVALVLTPALCATMLKPVEKGHRENKKGFFGWFNTGFELTKVTYTRSVKYAANRIFRFLVIYALIFAALVYVFKGIPTGFLPDEDQGMMMTILSAPPGATMERTQQSVEKAEEYYLNNESENVESLFTVVGFSFAGRGQNMAMGFLNLRDWEERHRPDQKAAAIAGRAMRNLYSVKDASIYAFIPPAILEMGNATGFDFMLVDRGGLGHTALMNARNQMLGMAAQNPKLVGVRPNGLSDVPQYTLHIDYEKAEALGVTTANITAVLQTAWGSSYVNDFMDQARLKKVYIQGDAPSRMMPEDIDRWHVRNNQGKMVPFSSFSYGDWSYGSPKLERYNGTSSVEVLGAPAPGVSSGEAMAIIEDLAKNLPQGIALEWTGISYEERMAGAQTGMLYSVSLLFVFLCLAALYESWSIPFSVLLIVPLGIIGSVVATKWAGLNNDVYFQIALLTTVGLAAKNAILIVEFAKSLYEGGMGLIHSALSAAELRLRPIVMTSFAFILGVTPLAISDGAGSASQNAIGIGVIGGMVAATTLAIIFVPLFFILIERGSEKKKQAEIGQGE; this is encoded by the coding sequence ATGTCTCGTTTTTTTATAAATCGTCCCATCTTTGCATGGGTTATTGCCATCGTCATCATGCTGGCCGGCGTTTTTGCAGTTATAACGCTTCCGGTGGAACAATATCCGAGAATTGCGCCGCCCAGCATATCCATTGAAACCTATTATCCCGGGGCGTCCGCCCAGGTGCTGGAGGACAGTGTTACCCAGGTCATAGAGCAGTCCCTGACCGGAATTGACTATTTACGGTACTTTTCTTCCACCAGTGATTCATCGGGTCAGCTCGAAATTGAGCTCACGTTTGAACCGGAAGCGGATCCGGATATTGCCCAGGTCCAGGTCCAGAACAAAATATCAAAGGTGGAAAGCCTTCTGCCCGAAGAGGTCCGGCAACAGGGTTTGACTGTCCAGAAAGCCAGCAAAAGTTTTCTTCTGCTTGTGGGGATCTACTCCGAAGACGGCAGTATGACCGATGATGATATTGCCGATTATCTCCAGTCCAACATGGCGGACCCCATTGCCCGTGTTCAGGGTGTTGGGGATCTGATTGTGTTCGGTGCCCAGCATGCCATGCGAATCTGGCTGAATCCTGAAAAACTCAACGCCTTTAACCTCATGCCTTCGGATGTCACGGCCGCCATCCAGGCCCGCAACGCAGATGTCTCTTCGGGGCAGCTCGGCGGGGCCCCTGCCATTGAAGGGCAGCAGCTCAATGCTGTCGTGACGGCCCAGTCCAAACTGAAAACCGTGGATGATTTTGAAAATATCCTGGTCAAGGTGAATACCGACGGTGCCCAGATCCGCGTAAAGGATGTGGCCCGGGTGGAACTGGGATCGGAAACATACGGATTTACGACCCGGTACAACGGCATGCCCGGTTGTGCCATGGCCATCACCCTCGCCACTGGCGCCAATGCCTTGGACACAGCCAAACGAATCAAAGATAAGGTAAAGGATTTATCCGTATTTATGCCCGAAGGGCTTAAAATCGTATATCCCTATGACACCACACCGTTTGTCCGCCTTTCCATCCAGGAGGTGGTCAAGACCTTGATCGAGGCCATTATTCTGGTCTTTTTTGTTATGTATCTGTTTTTGCAGAATTTTCGTGCAACATTGATTCCTACCATTGCGGTGCCGGTGGTTCTTTTAGGCACCTTTGGGATATTGTCTGCTTGTGGGTTCAGCATCAACACCCTCTCCATGTTTGCGATGGTTCTGGCCATCGGCCTTTTGGTGGATGATGCCATTGTTGTGGTAGAAAACGTGGAACGTGTGATGTCCGAAACAGGCCTGCCGCCCAAAGAAGCCACCCGCAGGTCCATGGACCAGATTACAGGTGCCCTTGTGGGGATTGCCATGGTACTTTCCGCGGTGTTTATCCCCATGGCCTTTTTTTCCGGCTCCACCGGGGCCATCTACCGGCAGTTCTCTTTAACACTGGTATCTGCCATGGGACTTTCCGTTTTGGTGGCGCTGGTTCTGACCCCGGCCCTTTGTGCGACCATGCTCAAACCCGTGGAAAAGGGACACCGGGAAAATAAAAAAGGCTTTTTCGGCTGGTTTAATACAGGCTTTGAGCTGACCAAAGTTACATACACCAGAAGTGTCAAATATGCCGCCAACCGGATTTTTCGGTTCCTTGTTATCTATGCATTGATTTTTGCGGCTCTGGTGTATGTGTTTAAAGGGATTCCCACAGGGTTTTTGCCCGACGAGGATCAGGGGATGATGATGACCATCCTCTCCGCGCCTCCCGGTGCCACCATGGAACGGACCCAGCAATCCGTGGAAAAAGCCGAAGAATATTATCTGAACAATGAATCGGAAAACGTTGAAAGTCTGTTTACCGTTGTCGGTTTCAGTTTTGCCGGCAGAGGCCAGAATATGGCCATGGGGTTTTTAAATCTCAGAGACTGGGAAGAACGTCACAGGCCGGATCAGAAGGCCGCAGCCATTGCCGGTCGGGCCATGCGCAATCTTTACAGTGTAAAAGATGCATCCATATATGCCTTTATTCCTCCTGCCATCCTGGAGATGGGCAATGCCACAGGCTTTGACTTTATGCTGGTGGACAGAGGCGGGTTAGGCCATACCGCATTGATGAATGCCCGAAACCAAATGCTGGGCATGGCCGCCCAGAACCCGAAACTTGTGGGTGTCCGCCCCAATGGCCTGTCTGATGTGCCCCAGTATACATTGCATATTGATTATGAAAAGGCCGAAGCCCTGGGTGTTACCACGGCAAACATCACAGCTGTGCTGCAAACCGCCTGGGGGTCCTCCTATGTCAATGACTTTATGGACCAGGCCCGTTTGAAAAAAGTGTATATCCAGGGCGATGCCCCTTCCAGAATGATGCCCGAAGATATTGACCGGTGGCATGTTCGCAACAATCAGGGAAAGATGGTTCCTTTCTCCTCCTTCTCCTATGGTGATTGGTCCTATGGCTCTCCCAAATTGGAGCGGTATAACGGCACCTCGTCCGTGGAAGTTCTGGGGGCGCCGGCCCCGGGTGTCAGCTCCGGCGAAGCCATGGCCATTATCGAAGATTTGGCCAAAAATCTTCCCCAGGGCATTGCCCTGGAGTGGACCGGTATATCCTATGAAGAACGCATGGCCGGTGCCCAGACCGGCATGCTTTACTCGGTGTCGTTGCTGTTTGTGTTTCTGTGCCTGGCTGCCCTGTACGAAAGCTGGTCCATCCCGTTCTCCGTATTATTGATTGTGCCTTTAGGGATCATCGGTTCCGTGGTTGCCACCAAATGGGCAGGCTTAAACAATGACGTCTATTTTCAGATTGCGTTGCTGACCACGGTGGGGCTTGCCGCCAAGAACGCTATTCTGATCGTGGAATTTGCCAAAAGCCTGTACGAGGGGGGGATGGGGTTGATTCACTCCGCTTTGTCCGCTGCCGAACTCAGGCTTCGCCCGATTGTAATGACCTCCTTTGCGTTTATCCTGGGTGTGACCCCCCTGGCCATTTCTGACGGTGCAGGGTCTGCCAGCCAGAACGCAATCGGCATAGGTGTTATCGGCGGCATGGTGGCTGCCACAACCCTGGCGATTATCTTTGTCCCCCTCTTTTTCATCCTCATTGAACGGGGCAGTGAAAAGAAAAAACAGGCCGAGATCGGCCAAGGAGAATGA